The Chaetodon auriga isolate fChaAug3 chromosome 3, fChaAug3.hap1, whole genome shotgun sequence genome has a window encoding:
- the LOC143318290 gene encoding SERPINE1 mRNA-binding protein 1-like isoform X3, producing MPGQMQEGFGCAITNRFDQLFDDEQDPFELLKQAEVKRKEAPASGAAKTVAQAAKQTKKESQKDRKTPLADKKEESQAPVPLKKDGAGMRRMGRKPEGDGSRPQGGQGEGRPPTDRRPVDRRPPRRFERPAGDAGEKPEGGEFSVEKPIGDRPMRGRGGGGRGGRGGRGRGMGRSDGFDSRGKREFDRHSGSDRSLKGEEKRGGSGSHNWGTVKDELNELDQSNVTEENPEGEEHPPADSENKRENEAEEVKDEGPKEMTLDEWKAMQDKERSKVEFNIRKVNQGDDWNKGFVLHKSKAEDKKSDLIDPEVDDSKLEDAHHFRKPANDITSQLEINFGDLGRPGRGRGGPRGGRGGRGRGGAGGGGGGAGGAGGAEAPRPMRGGRTDKSSASVPNVDDPEAFPALA from the exons ATGCCCGGACAAATGCAAGAAGGTTTTGGCTGTGCCATAACCAATCGGTTCGACCAGTTATTTGACGATGAGCAGGATCCGTTTGAGCTGCTGAAGCAAGCCGaagtgaagaggaaggaggctcCTGCTTCTGGTGCCGCCAAGACTGTAGCCCAGGCTGCCAAGCAGACCAAAAAGGAGTcccaaaaagacagaaagacccCCCTGGCTGATAAGAAGGAGGAGAGCCAGGCACCTGTCCCACTTAAGAAAGATG GTGCCGGCATGAGGAGAATGGGCCGCAAGCCGGAGGGCGATGGCTCCAGACCCCAGGGCGGCCAGGGAGAGGGGCGCCCCCCCACAGACAGGCGGCCTGTGGATAGGCGACCCCCACGCCGCTTCGAGAGGCCCGCCGGTGACGCTGGCGAGAAACCCGAGGGAGGCGAATTCTCAGTGGAGAA ACCCATTGGTGACAGGCCGATGAGAGGACGTGGCGGCGGCGGCAGAGGAGGCCGTGGAGGCAGAGGACGCGGCATGGGCCGCAGCGATGGCTTTGATTCCCGAGGAAAACGCGAATTTGATAGACACAGTGGCAGCGACCGATC TCTGAAAGGTGAGGAGAAGCGTGGTGGAAGTGGATCTCACAACTGGGGCACCGTCAAGGATGAACTCAA TGAGCTTGACCAATCAAACGTCACTGAGGAGAACCCTGAAGGAGAGGAGCATCCGCCCGCTGACTCTGAGAATAA aAGGGAGAATGAGGCTGAGGAAGTGAAGGATGAAGGCCCCAAGGAGATGACTCTGGATGAATGGAAGGCCATGCAGGACAAGGAGCGCTCCAAGGTGGAGTTCAACATCCGTAAGGTCAACCAGGGAGATGATTGGAACAAAGGATTTGTGCTGCACAAGTCCAAGGCAGAG GACAAGAAAAGTGATCTGATCGACCCTGAGGTGGATGATTCCAAG tTAGAGGATGCGCATCACTTCCGGAAGCCAGCCAATGACATTACGTCCCAGCTGGAGATCAACTTCGGAGACCTGGGCCGTCCAGGCCGTGGACGCGGTGGACCACGTGGGGGCCGGGGCGGCCGGGGCCGCGGCGGTGCCGGAGGTGGTGGCGGCGGTGCTGGGGGTGCCGGTGGCGCTGAAGCCCCCAGGCCGATGcgtggaggaaggactgacAAG TCATCCGCGTCTGTGCCCAACGTGGACGACCCAGAGGCCTTCCCAGCCCTGGCTTAA
- the il12rb2 gene encoding interleukin-12 receptor subunit beta-2 — protein sequence MATMSQTWPIFTAVLALAVQLCTGEKSCAIWSSAGPVVQRDSSFRVYCACKCERKGSMFSGHPPTQQSHRDFNSTAIYFNVVNITKSRTFSCRCTCPPVLDPCGLDISAGYLPDQPKNISCIYKVKSNESGVVLCTWNRGRDTYLRNSSVLLVRTVSGNHTAGPMTYRSSSKGTDSLTASFIVPSSVQLVSVWVRAQNPLGSAVSTITNYTLSDIAMPSTPELGHPECSSRECIIRVKQPVRIQHLEIQYRAEAQTWTSYPDSALQMGLIQVRAISALEPSRLYHFRARSKFSSGLWSEWSTDVSSRTQEEAPSAELDVWYAEPASDFQSLRVYWKEANMSISRGKIIEYKVGVYSQNSGLVFSANISADARNYSAPFCASCEVIVWACNSKGLSPPARITTHHTKANLLKLVQVTKGNHSVTISWRKPETAPQHAAYVVEWYPEGHKLEELRWVRLGLNDNHTVITGVKPFECYEGAVHVVDNGSSVSVARFKGVTTVESAPTAAPSIQEKVEGNKVEVTWMEIPRGQRQGCITSYTIYLECGSGHWQNHSVPASERMHVIKDLSPAVYSLWMTASTAAGEGLAGQKVKFFIQQESQLSLLVVCVVVFMIALFLLCLCQSSAVKQRFWVFFQCLMLSDVPDPANSKWAKECTQEKGKMKLQLQPSNSNVTEAAEEEEEPILVDVEELPKPSSDIDTDVSSQLPPQTRLSPLTESTMLLSPLTTYIKSLSHDSDSSYHTQTSLDTTVDYISSHGMGNMDEEDQEEEDQEEFAEMLGFFPSLNMVTGPLAFGGKLTLDAVKIDCNDFFQNNNF from the exons ATGGCGACAATGTCCCAAACATGGCCCATCTTTACTGCTGTCCTCGCGCTGGCCGTGCAGCTCTGCACAG GTGAGAAGTCTTGTGCCATCTGGTCCAGCGCTGGACCTGTGGTGCAGCGAGACTCCAGTTTTAGGGTTTATTGCGCCTGTAAGTGCGAGCGGAAGGGATCCATGTTCAGCGGCCATCCACCCACACAACAGAGCCACAGAGACTTTAATTCTACAGCTATATATTTTAATGTGGTAAACATAACCAAGAGCAGAACATTCAGCTGTCGGTGTACCTGTCCGCCTGTTCTGGACCCCTGTGGCCTGGACATCTCAGCTGGAT ACCTACCAGATCAACCgaaaaacatttcatgcatCTACAAGGTCAAAAGTAATGAAAGTGGAGTCGTGTTGTGCACCTGGAACCGAGGACGAGACACTTATCTGCGGAACAGTTCAGTGCTGTT GGTAAGAACTGTGTCTGGAAACCACACAGCTGGACCGATGACGTACAGAAGCTCCAGTAAGGGAACTGACTCACTCACAGCCAGTTTCATTGTGCCCAGCTCTGTCCAGCTGGTTTCTGTGTGGGTCCGCGCCCAAAATCCACTGGGCTCTGCAGTGTCCACCATCACCAACTACACACTCAGTGACATTG CAATGCCTTCCACTCCTGAACTTGGCCATCCAGAGTGCTCTTCCCGTGAGTGCATCATCCGCGTGAAGCAGCCCGTGAGGATTCAGCACCTGGAGATCCAATACAGAGCAGAAGCACAGACATGGACATCTTATCCAGACTCA GCTCTGCAGATGGGTTTGATTCAGGTTCGGGCCATCTCCGCTCTGGAGCCCTCCAGGTTGTACCATTTCAGAGCCAGATCTAAGTTCAGCAGCGGCCTGTGGAGTGAGTGGAGCACAGATGTTTCCAGCCGGACTCAAGAGGAGG CTCCTTCCGCAGAGCTGGATGTGTGGTACGCTGAACCCGCCTCTGACTTTCAATCCCTGCGAGTTTATTGGAAG GAGGCCAACATGTCCATCAGTAGAGGGAAAATCATCGAGTACAAAGTCGGAGTTTACAGCCAAAACTCTGGACTGGTCTTCAGCGCTAACATTAGTGCCGATGCCAGGAATTATTCGGCCCCGTTCTGTGCCAGCTGTGAAGTGATAGTGTGGGCTTGCAACTCCAAAGGCCTGTCCCCTCCTGCCAGAATTACAACCCATCacacaaaag CAAACCTCCTGAAGTTAGTGCAAGTAACTAAAGGCAACCACAGTGTCACCATCTCCTGGAGAAAGCCTGAAACTGCACCTCAACATGCAGCCTATGTGGTGGAGTGGTACCCGGAGGGCCACAAACTGGAGGAGCTCAGATGGGTCAGATTGGGCTTGAATGACAACCATACTGTTATCACAG GTGTTAAGCCTTTTGAGTGCTACGAGGGAGCAGTGCATGTTGTCGATAACGGGAGCTCAGTGAGCGTGGCCAGATTTAAAGGTGTCACCACTGTGGAATCAG CTCCAACAGCTGCTCCATCCATTCAAGAGAAGGTGGAGGGGAACAAAGTGGAAGTGACCTGGATGGAGATTCCCAGGGGTCAGCGTCAGGGTTGCATCACCAGCTATACCATCTATCTAGAGTGCGGCAGTGGACACTGGCAGAACC ACTCTGTTCCAGCATCAGAGAGGATGCATGTCATCAAAGACTTGTCTCCAGCTGTCTACAGCCTGTGGATGACGGCCTCAACCGCTGCAGGAGAAGGCCTCGCTGGTCAAAAGGTCAAGTTCTTCATTCAGC AGGAGTCACAACTGTCCCTCCtcgttgtgtgtgtggtcgtcTTTATGATCGcgctgtttctgctgtgtctgtgccagAGTTCAGCCGTAAAGCAGAG GTTCTGGGTGTTCTTCCAGTGCCTCATGCTCAGCGATGTGCCAGATCCTGCAAACAGCAAATGGGCAAAAGAGTGCACCCAGGAGAAG GGCAAGATGAAACTCCAGCTGCAGCCGAGCAACTCCAACGTAACCGAGGccgcggaggaggaggaggagcccaTCCTGGTGGATGTTGAGGAGCTGCCCAAGCCGAGCAGTGACATCGACACCGACGTCTCCTCGCAGCTCCCCCCTCAAACCAGGCTGAGCCCGTTGACGGAGTCGACCATGCTGCTCTCCCCTCTGACCACTTACATCAAGAGCTTGTCCCATGACTCAGACAGCTCCTACCACACGCAGACCTCTCTGGACACAACCGTCGACTACATCTCATCACACGGGATGGGAAATATGGACGAGGaggatcaggaggaggaggatcaggaAGAGTTCGCAGAAATGCTGGGTTTCTTCCCCAGCCTCAACATGGTCACAGGGCCGCTGGCCTTTGGAGGGAAGCTGACTTTGGATGCAGTCAAAATCGACTGCAATGACTTTTTTCAGAACAACAATTTTTAG
- the LOC143318290 gene encoding SERPINE1 mRNA-binding protein 1-like isoform X4, translated as MPGQMQEGFGCAITNRFDQLFDDEQDPFELLKQAEVKRKEAPASGAAKTVAQAAKQTKKESQKDRKTPLADKKEESQAPVPLKKDGAGMRRMGRKPEGDGSRPQGGQGEGRPPTDRRPVDRRPPRRFERPAGDAGEKPEGGEFSVEKPIGDRPMRGRGGGGRGGRGGRGRGMGRSDGFDSRGKREFDRHSGSDRSLKGEEKRGGSGSHNWGTVKDELNELDQSNVTEENPEGEEHPPADSENKENEAEEVKDEGPKEMTLDEWKAMQDKERSKVEFNIRKVNQGDDWNKGFVLHKSKAEDKKSDLIDPEVDDSKLEDAHHFRKPANDITSQLEINFGDLGRPGRGRGGPRGGRGGRGRGGAGGGGGGAGGAGGAEAPRPMRGGRTDKSSASVPNVDDPEAFPALA; from the exons ATGCCCGGACAAATGCAAGAAGGTTTTGGCTGTGCCATAACCAATCGGTTCGACCAGTTATTTGACGATGAGCAGGATCCGTTTGAGCTGCTGAAGCAAGCCGaagtgaagaggaaggaggctcCTGCTTCTGGTGCCGCCAAGACTGTAGCCCAGGCTGCCAAGCAGACCAAAAAGGAGTcccaaaaagacagaaagacccCCCTGGCTGATAAGAAGGAGGAGAGCCAGGCACCTGTCCCACTTAAGAAAGATG GTGCCGGCATGAGGAGAATGGGCCGCAAGCCGGAGGGCGATGGCTCCAGACCCCAGGGCGGCCAGGGAGAGGGGCGCCCCCCCACAGACAGGCGGCCTGTGGATAGGCGACCCCCACGCCGCTTCGAGAGGCCCGCCGGTGACGCTGGCGAGAAACCCGAGGGAGGCGAATTCTCAGTGGAGAA ACCCATTGGTGACAGGCCGATGAGAGGACGTGGCGGCGGCGGCAGAGGAGGCCGTGGAGGCAGAGGACGCGGCATGGGCCGCAGCGATGGCTTTGATTCCCGAGGAAAACGCGAATTTGATAGACACAGTGGCAGCGACCGATC TCTGAAAGGTGAGGAGAAGCGTGGTGGAAGTGGATCTCACAACTGGGGCACCGTCAAGGATGAACTCAA TGAGCTTGACCAATCAAACGTCACTGAGGAGAACCCTGAAGGAGAGGAGCATCCGCCCGCTGACTCTGAGAATAA GGAGAATGAGGCTGAGGAAGTGAAGGATGAAGGCCCCAAGGAGATGACTCTGGATGAATGGAAGGCCATGCAGGACAAGGAGCGCTCCAAGGTGGAGTTCAACATCCGTAAGGTCAACCAGGGAGATGATTGGAACAAAGGATTTGTGCTGCACAAGTCCAAGGCAGAG GACAAGAAAAGTGATCTGATCGACCCTGAGGTGGATGATTCCAAG tTAGAGGATGCGCATCACTTCCGGAAGCCAGCCAATGACATTACGTCCCAGCTGGAGATCAACTTCGGAGACCTGGGCCGTCCAGGCCGTGGACGCGGTGGACCACGTGGGGGCCGGGGCGGCCGGGGCCGCGGCGGTGCCGGAGGTGGTGGCGGCGGTGCTGGGGGTGCCGGTGGCGCTGAAGCCCCCAGGCCGATGcgtggaggaaggactgacAAG TCATCCGCGTCTGTGCCCAACGTGGACGACCCAGAGGCCTTCCCAGCCCTGGCTTAA
- the LOC143318290 gene encoding SERPINE1 mRNA-binding protein 1-like isoform X1, translating to MPGQMQEGFGCAITNRFDQLFDDEQDPFELLKQAEVKRKEAPASGAAKTVAQAAKQTKKESQKDRKTPLADKKEESQAPVPLKKDGAGMRRMGRKPEGDGSRPQGGQGEGRPPTDRRPVDRRPPRRFERPAGDAGEKPEGGEFSVEKPIGDRPMRGRGGGGRGGRGGRGRGMGRSDGFDSRGKREFDRHSGSDRSSLKGEEKRGGSGSHNWGTVKDELNELDQSNVTEENPEGEEHPPADSENKRENEAEEVKDEGPKEMTLDEWKAMQDKERSKVEFNIRKVNQGDDWNKGFVLHKSKAEDKKSDLIDPEVDDSKLEDAHHFRKPANDITSQLEINFGDLGRPGRGRGGPRGGRGGRGRGGAGGGGGGAGGAGGAEAPRPMRGGRTDKSSASVPNVDDPEAFPALA from the exons ATGCCCGGACAAATGCAAGAAGGTTTTGGCTGTGCCATAACCAATCGGTTCGACCAGTTATTTGACGATGAGCAGGATCCGTTTGAGCTGCTGAAGCAAGCCGaagtgaagaggaaggaggctcCTGCTTCTGGTGCCGCCAAGACTGTAGCCCAGGCTGCCAAGCAGACCAAAAAGGAGTcccaaaaagacagaaagacccCCCTGGCTGATAAGAAGGAGGAGAGCCAGGCACCTGTCCCACTTAAGAAAGATG GTGCCGGCATGAGGAGAATGGGCCGCAAGCCGGAGGGCGATGGCTCCAGACCCCAGGGCGGCCAGGGAGAGGGGCGCCCCCCCACAGACAGGCGGCCTGTGGATAGGCGACCCCCACGCCGCTTCGAGAGGCCCGCCGGTGACGCTGGCGAGAAACCCGAGGGAGGCGAATTCTCAGTGGAGAA ACCCATTGGTGACAGGCCGATGAGAGGACGTGGCGGCGGCGGCAGAGGAGGCCGTGGAGGCAGAGGACGCGGCATGGGCCGCAGCGATGGCTTTGATTCCCGAGGAAAACGCGAATTTGATAGACACAGTGGCAGCGACCGATC TAGTCTGAAAGGTGAGGAGAAGCGTGGTGGAAGTGGATCTCACAACTGGGGCACCGTCAAGGATGAACTCAA TGAGCTTGACCAATCAAACGTCACTGAGGAGAACCCTGAAGGAGAGGAGCATCCGCCCGCTGACTCTGAGAATAA aAGGGAGAATGAGGCTGAGGAAGTGAAGGATGAAGGCCCCAAGGAGATGACTCTGGATGAATGGAAGGCCATGCAGGACAAGGAGCGCTCCAAGGTGGAGTTCAACATCCGTAAGGTCAACCAGGGAGATGATTGGAACAAAGGATTTGTGCTGCACAAGTCCAAGGCAGAG GACAAGAAAAGTGATCTGATCGACCCTGAGGTGGATGATTCCAAG tTAGAGGATGCGCATCACTTCCGGAAGCCAGCCAATGACATTACGTCCCAGCTGGAGATCAACTTCGGAGACCTGGGCCGTCCAGGCCGTGGACGCGGTGGACCACGTGGGGGCCGGGGCGGCCGGGGCCGCGGCGGTGCCGGAGGTGGTGGCGGCGGTGCTGGGGGTGCCGGTGGCGCTGAAGCCCCCAGGCCGATGcgtggaggaaggactgacAAG TCATCCGCGTCTGTGCCCAACGTGGACGACCCAGAGGCCTTCCCAGCCCTGGCTTAA
- the LOC143318290 gene encoding SERPINE1 mRNA-binding protein 1-like isoform X2: MPGQMQEGFGCAITNRFDQLFDDEQDPFELLKQAEVKRKEAPASGAAKTVAQAAKQTKKESQKDRKTPLADKKEESQAPVPLKKDGAGMRRMGRKPEGDGSRPQGGQGEGRPPTDRRPVDRRPPRRFERPAGDAGEKPEGGEFSVEKPIGDRPMRGRGGGGRGGRGGRGRGMGRSDGFDSRGKREFDRHSGSDRSSLKGEEKRGGSGSHNWGTVKDELNELDQSNVTEENPEGEEHPPADSENKENEAEEVKDEGPKEMTLDEWKAMQDKERSKVEFNIRKVNQGDDWNKGFVLHKSKAEDKKSDLIDPEVDDSKLEDAHHFRKPANDITSQLEINFGDLGRPGRGRGGPRGGRGGRGRGGAGGGGGGAGGAGGAEAPRPMRGGRTDKSSASVPNVDDPEAFPALA; encoded by the exons ATGCCCGGACAAATGCAAGAAGGTTTTGGCTGTGCCATAACCAATCGGTTCGACCAGTTATTTGACGATGAGCAGGATCCGTTTGAGCTGCTGAAGCAAGCCGaagtgaagaggaaggaggctcCTGCTTCTGGTGCCGCCAAGACTGTAGCCCAGGCTGCCAAGCAGACCAAAAAGGAGTcccaaaaagacagaaagacccCCCTGGCTGATAAGAAGGAGGAGAGCCAGGCACCTGTCCCACTTAAGAAAGATG GTGCCGGCATGAGGAGAATGGGCCGCAAGCCGGAGGGCGATGGCTCCAGACCCCAGGGCGGCCAGGGAGAGGGGCGCCCCCCCACAGACAGGCGGCCTGTGGATAGGCGACCCCCACGCCGCTTCGAGAGGCCCGCCGGTGACGCTGGCGAGAAACCCGAGGGAGGCGAATTCTCAGTGGAGAA ACCCATTGGTGACAGGCCGATGAGAGGACGTGGCGGCGGCGGCAGAGGAGGCCGTGGAGGCAGAGGACGCGGCATGGGCCGCAGCGATGGCTTTGATTCCCGAGGAAAACGCGAATTTGATAGACACAGTGGCAGCGACCGATC TAGTCTGAAAGGTGAGGAGAAGCGTGGTGGAAGTGGATCTCACAACTGGGGCACCGTCAAGGATGAACTCAA TGAGCTTGACCAATCAAACGTCACTGAGGAGAACCCTGAAGGAGAGGAGCATCCGCCCGCTGACTCTGAGAATAA GGAGAATGAGGCTGAGGAAGTGAAGGATGAAGGCCCCAAGGAGATGACTCTGGATGAATGGAAGGCCATGCAGGACAAGGAGCGCTCCAAGGTGGAGTTCAACATCCGTAAGGTCAACCAGGGAGATGATTGGAACAAAGGATTTGTGCTGCACAAGTCCAAGGCAGAG GACAAGAAAAGTGATCTGATCGACCCTGAGGTGGATGATTCCAAG tTAGAGGATGCGCATCACTTCCGGAAGCCAGCCAATGACATTACGTCCCAGCTGGAGATCAACTTCGGAGACCTGGGCCGTCCAGGCCGTGGACGCGGTGGACCACGTGGGGGCCGGGGCGGCCGGGGCCGCGGCGGTGCCGGAGGTGGTGGCGGCGGTGCTGGGGGTGCCGGTGGCGCTGAAGCCCCCAGGCCGATGcgtggaggaaggactgacAAG TCATCCGCGTCTGTGCCCAACGTGGACGACCCAGAGGCCTTCCCAGCCCTGGCTTAA